The window TGGAAGAATCCGATGTACTGCGTGTTGCCTTTTTCGAGTTTCGGCAGGAAAATGGCGCTGGTATGGCACTCCGAGTTGTAGAAATCCTCGCTGTCGCACGTCAGTCCCCCCAGCAGCACGCGCTGGTACTCCTTGTCCCAGTTGTTCACGGCCAGCATGATGTAGCGCTGGTTGATGCCCCATGTGTCGGGCAGGGTGGTGATGAACGATGAGTCGATCATGTACCAGTTCTCGCGGTCGTTCTGCTGCTTCTGGTTGACGATCGAGTAGAGCGCCGCGCCGCTTTCGCCCACGGTGAACGATCCGAATTCGGTGAAGATGTTGGGCTCCTCGACGCCGTTGCGCTGGCAGATGTTCTTGATCTGCGCCACGATCTCTTCGGTGAGGTATTCGTAGTCGTACTCGAAGTTGAGCGAGTTCTTGATCGGGAATCCGCCGCCGATGTTGAGGCTGTCCAGCTCGGGGCAGACGGTTTTCAGTTCGCAGTAGACGTTCATGCACTTCGACAGCTCGTTCCAGTAGTAGGCCGTGTCCTTGATGCCGGTGTTGATGAAGAAGTGCAGCATCTTGAGCTGGAATTTCTTGCTGTTCTTGAGCTTGGCCTTGTAGAAATCGACGATGTCGTTGTAGCGTATGCCCAGCCGCGAGGTGTAGAAATCGAACTTGGGCTCCTCCTCGCAGGCGATGCGGATGCCGACCTTGCATTTCTTGGTGAAGGCGTCCTCGAAGAGTTCGAGCTCCTCCTTGTTGTCCAGCACGGGGATCGTGTTCGAAAAGCCGTCGTTCACGAGCTGGGCGATGTTCTCGACGTACTGCGGGCGCTTGAAGCCGTTGCAGATGATGTAACGGTCCTTGTCGATGATGCCGCCGTCGTAGAGGGCGTTGATGATGTGGATGTCGTAGGCCGACGAGGTTTCCAGATGGATGTCGTTCTTCATGGCCTCCTCCAGCACGAACGAGAAGTGGCTCGACTTGGTGCAGTAGCAGTAGTTGTACGAACCCTTGTAATCGACCTTCGCCATCGCCACATTGAACATGCGCTTGGCGCGGTTGATCTGTTGGGAGATCTTCGGCAGGTAGGTGATTTTGAGCGGAGTTCCGTACTGTTTGATCAGTTCCATCAACGGAATGTCGTGGAAATTCAGCTCGTTGTCCTCGACGGTGAACTCATCCTGCGGGAAATCGAACGATTGTTCGATCAGGTCGATGTACTTGTCTTTCATGGTTCGTTCGGTATGGTTTTTCCGATCCGGCTCGGCTACATCGTGAATTTTCGGCCGAAGTAGCTCGCCCGGATTTTTCAAAAAATCGGGATGCAAATCAAGTGAATATTTTCCGGATAACCAACACTTTGTCCGATTATTTTGAAAAAGGGCGTTATATTTTGCTTTTTTCTATGAAAAAAGGTATTTTTGAACCCGGATTAAAACGTGATTCGACAGTGTTGATTCCCATTATAAAACAATATCTGGCCGCTCACAAGCGGCTGGTCGTGCCCCAGCTCGGCGCGTTCATCGTCAAGGAGCCGGAGCGGAGCATCGTCTTTTCCGAACTGCTCAAGCGCGACGACGGAGTCCTGCGGGGGCTTCTGCGCGACGGCGGAACGGGGGATCTGGAGGCCGCCGGCGAGATCGACCGCTTCGTTTTCGAGGTGCGTCACGCCGTGGAGCGCGGACAGGAGTATCCGCTCGAAGGTCTCGGGGTGATGAAACCCGGTCCCAACGGCACCATCGCCTTCGTCTATGCACCTGCGCCTGCCGCGCCGCTTTCCGGCGGTGAAAGGCCCGTCCGCCCGCCTCAGCTGGAGCCGGGAAAACTGGCCGAGGCCGTCCGCACGGCCTTCGCCGAGCCGCACGTGTCGCCTTCGGCGAAGATGAACCCCGACCCGTCGGTGCGGGGACTGCGCTACGGCAAACCGCACAAGAACACCGACGCCTGCCGCTATGTTGACCGCGTTCCGCGGCGGCGCGGCGCCGACTGGTTCATCTGGATTGCGATCATCGCCGCCGTGATCGCCGCGGGCGCCATCGCCTTCGGTTACTGGCGCGATGCGAAGGAGCGGCAGGCCGAAGCGGAATACATCGAGGCGCCGGCCGCCGGGGGAGTCTCACAACCCGAACAGAACGAATAAATGACAGACATCACGACCGTAAAACAGCGCTTCGGCATCATCGGCACCTCCCCGCTCCTCGACCGGGCGTTGGAGGTGGCCCTGCGTGTGGCCCCCACGGACCTGACGGTGCTCGTCACGGGAGAGAGCGGTGTGGGCAAGGAGTTCTTTCCGCAGGTCATCCATGCCTATTCGGCGCGCAAACACAATAAATATATAGCCGTCAACTGTGCGGCGATCCCCGAGGGAACGATCGACTCGGAGCTGTTCGGCCACGAGAAGGGCGCCTTCACCGGGGCCCTCGAAGCCCGCAAGGGCTATTTCGAGGAGGCCGACGGCGGCACGATCTTCCTGGACGAGGTGGCCGAGCTGCCCCATTCGACGCAGGCGCGCCTGCTGCGGGTGTTGCAGACCGGGGAATTCATCCGCGTGGGCTCGTCGAAAGTGCAGAAAACCAACGTCCGCGTGGTCGCCGCCACGAACGTCAATTTGCAGGAGGCCATCGCCAAGGGGCGTTTCCGCGAGGACCTCTACTACCGGCTGGGCACGGTGCCGATCCTCGTGCCGTCGCTGCGCGAGCGTCCCGAGGATATTCCGCTGTTGTTCCGCCGCTTTGCCGCCGACGTGGCCGCGCAGTACCGCATGCCCGCCGTGACGCTCGACGACAGCGCCCGCGAGATGCTGATGCGCTACTACTGGCGGGGCAATATCCGCCAGTTGAAGAACGTCGCCGAGCAGATCTCGGCCATCGAGCAGACCCGGGTGATCTCCGCCGAGGTGCTGGCCAAATACCTGCCCCCGCAGGGCGGCGGTGCGCCGATGGCCGCCGGAGCGCCGCATCCGGACGACATGACCACCGAACGCGAGCTGCTCTACAAGGTGCTGTTCGACATGCGCGCCGACATCAACGACCTCAAACGGATGATGGCCGAGCTGATTCAAGGTGCGGGGCGCTGTCCGGAGCCGGTCCGCGACATCAAGGCCCTGCTGCCCTCCACGGCGCAGAGCAGTTTCATTCCGGCCGTTCCCGCCTGTCCGCCGCAGGCTCCGGTCTATGCCGAGAGCGAGGTGGTGACCGACGAGCCGCCCCGGGAGATGACCAAGGCCGACATGCAGCGCGAACAGATCGTCCGCGCGCTGCGGCGCAACAACGGCCGCCGCCGTGAGGCCGCCGCCGAACTGTTCATGTCGGAGCGCACGCTATACCGCAAGATAAAGGAGTTAGGAATTGAGGACAATTCCTAACTCCAATTAAAAATTAAGAATTAAAAATGCGCAGGCTTCGGAATAATTTTTCATTTTTCATTTTTCATTTTTCATTGCTCGCGGCTGCCGTCGCGAGCGTGGGTTGCGGCGTGGCCATCAAATACTCGCTGTCGGGCGCTTCGATCCCGCCCGACGCCAAGACCTTTTCGGTGGCGTACTTCCCCAACAACGCGACGATGGTGTCGCCGATCCTGAGTTCGACGCTCACCGAAGCGCTGGTCGATATTTTCACGCGCCGCACGCGCCTGATGCAGGTCGATGAGGGCGGCGATTTCGCTTTCGAGGGCGAGATCGTCAACTACACCTCGACGACGGCCTCGGTGTCGAGCGACGACTACGCCCTGCTCAACCGTCTGACGATCACCGTCAAGGTGCGCTTCACGAACGCCCTCGACGAGAAGGCTTCGTGGAACAAGACCTTCAGCGCCTACGAGGACTACGAATCGACGCAGCTGCTCACGGAGGTCGAGGGGACGCTCATCCCGCAGATCGTCGATAAACTCGTGACCGACATTTTCCAGGCTTCGGCCTCCAACTGGTGATCCTGACATGACCGATCTGAAAGCATACTTCGCCGCACCGCGCACCGCCGCACGTCCCTCCGCCGCCGAGATCGGGGCGCTGGTCGCGGCCTGTCCGTGGTTCATTCCGGGGCGTATCCTGCTCGGGATCGTCACCGGGGAGGAGGACCCGCTGACGGCGCTGACGGCTCCGTGGCGGGCCGAGAGTTCGTTGCGCATGCCGGATGTCGATGCCTCGGCGCTGGACCGGCTCTCGTCCGACGAGATCATCGACCGTTTCCTGAAGGAGGAGAACTTGCGCATCGTTGCCCAGGAGGGGGAACCCGAGGAGGAGGTGCAGATCCGTCCCGAACTGGAGGAGGACGACGAGGTGGTTTCCGAGGAGCTGGCCGAAATCTATCTCGCCCAGGGCCTTCGGGACCGGGCCGTGGCGATTTATCGCAAATTAAGTTTGCTAAATCCCGAAAAAAGTGTTTACTTTGCCGAGTTAATTGGAAAAATAGATAACAATAATTAAAATTTACGGATATGTTATACACGATTTGCATTGCCCTGATACTCGTTGCGAGCGTATTGGTGATCCTCGCGGTGTTGGTGCAGAACCCCAAGAGCGGCATGGCCGCCAATTTCGGCGCGTCGAACCAGGTCATGGGTGTGCGCGAGACCTCCAATTTCCTCGAAAAGTTCACCTGGGCGATGGCCATCGCCATCGTCGTGCTGAGCCTCGCCGCTACGCTGACCATGGACAAGGGCCGCGTGATCGAGAGCAATACGAAGATTTCGAACGACGCCAAGGCATTGCAGGAGCGTGTGCTCGAGTCGGAGATTCCCGCCCCGATGCCGCAGGCCGAGATTCCGGCCGCCGAGCAGCCCGCTGCCGACCAGTCGGCCGAGTAGTTCCCGGAGGGGCCGGAAAGGGCGGGCCGGAGAGTCGGCCCGGACGATAAAAAGAGACCGCGGAAAAATCCGCGGTCTCTTTTGTTTTCGCCTTTGCGGCCGGAGATGCCGCCGGGCGGAATGTCCCGATGAAGCGGTCAGAGATGCTGCGGGCTGAATGCCCCGATGGTCTTGATGCGCTCCTCGAAATTGTCCCGCGAAACGAGCGTGTGACCTTTGATCTTCGAACGGTAGTTGTAAATCGTGCTCACCGAGTAGCGCAGCAGGGCGGCGATCTTCGACGAGTCGTTGATGCCCAGCCGGATCAGCGCGAAGATGCGCAGCTCGGTGTTCAGCAGTTCGCCCTTCTTGGGCTCGATGCGCGCCTCCTTGTCCAGCAGCGAGTTGAAATCCTCGATGAACGTGGGGTAGAGTTGCAGGAACGTCGTGTCGAAATTGCGGTAGAACTCCTCCAGCTCGCGGCTGTCGCCGTCGCTCGATGCGTACTCCTTCTTCAGTTCGTCGATGCGCCCGTCGCGCAGCAGACGGCGCACCCGGCGCCGCGAGTCGATGATCTTGTCGATGTATTCCGAACACATCGTCAGGAAAATGCCGATGTACTCCTCCTTCACCTCGTTGGCTTCGGAAATCTGGCTGTTGAGGCCGGCCAGCTGTTCGTTGATCCGTTGAAGGTCGTTGTTCGAGATGTTGAGCCGGTTGTTGGCCTGTTGCAGTTCGAGCCGCGCGAGGCTGAGCTTGCGGTTCTGGCGCAGGACGAAGATCACGCCCCCGAGGGCCAGCAGCATGAAGCAGACGATCGACACCACGAAGATGTTGTACATGGCGTCCATCCGCTGCCGCCGGGCCATGTAGGCTTCCTCGATGACGTGCAGGGCCAGCGCGTCCTGCCAGGGCCGGAGCCGGGAGTTGAAGAACCGCGCGTCGTCCATGACGATCCGCATGTAGCGCATCGCCCGCTGGATGTTGTCGTCGTCGAGCAGCGTGTTGGCGAGGCTTTTCAGCGCCGCATTGTCGCGGATCGCCAGCTGGATGTCGGTCATCGCCGAGCGGGCGAACCACACCTGCGCCGTGAGGGTGTCCTTCATCAGGTCCGCCACCAGCGCCCGCATGTACGACGCCTCGGCGTAGCCGCGCGAAAGGGGCGGCAGGGTGTTGCACAGCCGTTCGGAGATCTCCACCGCCTGCTCGTAATTGCGGTCGTTGATCGCCTGCCAGAGCTTGAAATTGAGGTGCGTGGTCGATTCCGGCTCGGTGTTCTCCACGATCAGCCGGGCGTAGAGCACCGTGAGGTGCCACGATTGCGTGCCCTGCACCGAGTCGTGGGAGTAGAGTTGGAGTTCGTCGTTGAGTTTGTGGCGGGCGACGTAGTAATCGACCAGCTGTTTCCGGTCGAGCTTCGCGGTGTCGATCTGTTGCAGAAGGGTGGCCGCTTCGAGGTAGATGCCTGCCGAACTGTAAAGGTAGGCCAGTTGGATGCGGCTCTCGTCGAGGCGCCGTGCGTCGTGCATCTTTTTGGCCAGATTGATGTTGCGGTAGAGGTAGTCGATCGTGGAATCGGCCTGGTAGGGGGTGTATTCGTCGATCAGTTGTTGGTTCAGAATGTAACGCTGGGCGTCCGAAAAGTCCGATTTGCCGAGGATGTTTTTCAGCGATTCGATCCGTTGTTCGCGGCCTGCGATGTAGGAGTCGCGGTGCGAGAGGGTGGCGTCTAGTTGCGAGAGCACGCTTTTCAGGTCGTTCTGTGCCAGGACGGATGGCGTTGCGGCGAGCAGCAGGGCGGTAAACAACAGGTTTTTCATGGGCAGACGGTATCTGTTAGGTCCAAACAAAGATACGAATAAGCGAGTGCAAAAGCAAGTTTACTTGCATTTTGCCGAGCGGGAGTATCTTCGGCGCAGCCAAAGATACGAATAAGCCGACCTCGGAAGGCGGAGCTCGCTTGCATTTTTTCCGAGGCGGAGTATCTTCGGCGCAGCCAAGGTACGAATAAGCGGGGGCAATGTCAAATTTATTTGAACATTGCCGGGCGGCCCGGCAAAAGTCCCCGACACTGAAAGTGCCGTTACGGCATCACCGACGGAACGGGCGGTTTTGCCGACGCTATCGCCGATTTTGCCGGCGGCGTGGACGGCGGAATTAATTAAAATTTTTTATTTACTTGCTTTCCCGACGCTTTTCCTTCCGCAGGGAGATTCCGGGACGTCTACTTTTTTTTGAAAACAGTAAAATATTAATATATTGATAATCAGTAAATTATATTTTAACGAACGGGTTTTCGGTTTACAAAATCCAGTTTAATTTTTTTTCATGTCGCAGAGGTTGTTTATTTTTATTTAAGAGAAACGAAGCGGGGTTTATACTGAATTTTTAAGAATCCGTCATACCTATTTATAATAATAACCAAAACCTAAAATCTGATTTCCTATGGTACATGTATGCAAAAAGCTGCAATCGGGCTGCCGGACAGGATGGATGCTGCTGCTTGCGGCGGCTATGCTGATCGTGTCGGCTCCGGTCCTGGCCCAGCAGCGGGCGACCGTGACGGGAACGGTCACCGACCAGTCGGGACAACCCGTCATCGGGGCTACGGTCATCGAGCAGGGCACCACCAACGGTGCCACGACGGGCGTAGACGGCACTTATACCCTCAAACTCAAAGGGGGGGGGAATTCTGCTAACCTGATTTTCCAGTCGCTGGGATTCGTCTCGCAGACGGTCGCCCTGAACGGCCGCACGAAGGTGGACGTGAAACTCAGCGAAGACGCCGTGGCCCTCGACGCCGTGGTGGCGATCGGTTACGGTACGGTCAAACAAAAGGACCTCACGACGGCCGTGTCGATCGTCAAGACCGACGACCTCGCGCGCCGTCCGATCACCTCGGCTTCCGGAGCCTTGCAGGGCAAGGCCGCCGGTGTACAGGTCATCCAGCCCAACGGCTCGCCCGGTCAGGGCATGGTGGTCCGCGTGCGCGGCGCTTCGTCCATCTCGTCGAGCAACGACCCGCTCTATGTGGTTGACGGCGTACCCGTGGGCGAGGGCAACTACGCCATCGCTTACCTCTCGCCCAACGAGATCGAGTCGATGCAGGTGCTGAAAGACGCCTCGTCGGCCGCCATCTACGGTTCGCGCGCCGCCAACGGCGTGGTGCTCATCACCACCAAGCAGGGCAGCCGGAAGATGGGACCCGAGATCTCGTTCTCGACCTTCGTCGGCATCTCGAAGGTGACCAAGAGCTTCGACGTGCTCAACGCCCGGCAGTACCGCGAACTGATGGAGGAGAACGGAGCCGTATCGGGACTTCCCGAGACGCTCACCGATGTCACCGACTGGTTCGACGAAACCTATTCGACAGGCGTCAACCAGAACTACCAGTTCTCGATCTCCAACGGCGACGAGAATTCGTCCTACTACGTCGGAGGAGGCTATACCGACGAGACGGGTGTCATCAACACCACCTCTTCGGAGCGTTACAACGTGAAGGCCAGCTTCGACAAGAAAATCTTCAAATGGGTGTCGGCCAACGCCTCGACGACCTTCTCGCACTACACCACCCGGGGTTCCATCATCTCGGGACAGGGCGCCAACCGCGCCGGCGTGGTCGTTTCGGCCGTCACGACCCCGACCTATGCGCCGATCTGGGACCCGGAGAACCCCCAGCAGTACAACAACAACTTCTACGGCGCGAACCTCACCTCGCCCCTCGAAAACATGGCCCGCACGGACTTCGACCGCAACGTCACCGACCGTCTGCTGCTCTCCGGCGGCCTGACGTTCTTCCTGGCCAAGGGGCTGACCTTCAAATCGACGGTCTCGATGGACCGCCGCTGGGTCCACTCGTCGTCGTTCCTCGACCCGATCCGCACCTCCTACGGCCGGACGCAGCACGGAACCGCTTCGGACACCCGTTCCGACGACATGCGCATGGTCTACGACAACATCCTCACCTGGAACAAGTCCTTCGACCGCCACAACCTCGAGGTGATGGCCGGCACGTCGGCCACGACCTCCGTGTGGGAGCAGCTGTCGGGCTCGCGCTCCTACTTCTCGTCGACCAACAACAACGCCATCCCCAATCTCAACGGCGGCAACAACGGCGGCGTCCGCGGCCAGAGCTACGGCAAATCGGAGTGGTCGATCATGTCCTACCTGGCGCGCGTGTCGTACAACTTCGACAGCCGCTATCTCGTGACGGCCAATTTCCGCGCCGACGGTTCCTCGAAGCTGGCTCCCGGCCACCGCTGGGGCTATTTCCCGTCGTTCTCGGGAGCCTGGCGCATCTCGGGCGAGAAGTTCCTGCGCGACGTGCGCTGGATCAACGACCTCAAACTGCGCGCCGGATGGGGACAGACCGGTAACCAGGCGGGCCTTACCGAATACGGCTGGATGCAGCAGTACAGCACGAACTACTACGACTGGACGCTGACCGAGAACGCCCATGCCGTGCCGACCGTCGGCGGACGCAGCAACATCAAGAATCAGGACCTGACCTGGGAGACCACCTCGCAGACCAACGTCGGTCTGGACTTCGCGCTGCTGAACAACCGGCTGAGCCTGTCGCTCGACTACTATTACAAATACACCAGGGACATGCTGATGAGCGTGCCCCTGCCGTCGCCCTATCCGAACATCACGCGCAACGACGGCGAGATGTCGAATCAGGGCTTCGAGATCACCCTCTCGTCGGTCAACATCGCCCGGAAGGATTTCAACTGGTCAACCGACCTGAACGTCTCGCTCAACCGCAACAAGCTCGAAAAACTCGACCTGAAACAGGTCTACTACTACGCCAAGACCTCCGACGCCACCAACGACAACGTCGTCCGCATGACGCCGGGCCATCCGCTTTCGATGTTCTGGGGCTACGTCTCCAAGGGCGTCGATCCCGAGACGGGCGACCTGATCTACGAGGACCGCAACGGCGACGGCGAGATCACGCCGCTGGACAAGACCTGGATCGGCAACGCCAACCCCAAGTTCACGTTCGGCATGACCAACAACTTCTCGTGGCGGGGGTTCAACCTGAACATCCTCATCACGGGCTCCTACGGCAACGACATCTTCAACGCCTCGCGCATCGAGACCGAGGGCATGACCACGGCCAACAACCAGACCACCACGGTGCTGCGCCGCTGGCGCATCCCGGGTCAGCAGACCGATGTCTTCCGCTCGGACAACCCCTCGTGGAACGTGAAGAACTCGACCTACTGGGTGGAGGACGGATCGTATCTCAAGGTGAAGAACATCACCCTCTCCTACGACATCACCTCGCCCAAGCTCAAACGCATCAACATCACGCGCATCCAGCCGTACGTCTCGCTCCAGAACTTCATCACCTGGACCGGCTATTCGGGTTACGATCCGGAGGTGAGCCAGTCGGAGAGCGCTACGCAGATGGGCATCGACTGGGGAACCTATCCCAACGTCCGCACGGTGGTCGTGGGCCTGAACCTTACTTTCTAATTCCGGAAAACAAGAACCGATCATGAAAAAGATATTATCATACGCTGCGGTGTTTTCGCTGGTTGTCGCGGCTTCGTCGTGCAGCCTCGAAAAATTCCCCGAAACCATGTACGCCGAGAACAACACCTCCGGCACGGGTGACGCCGAAACGGCCATCAACACCCGCGAACTGCTCGAAGGCCAGCTTACGGCCATGTACAACTACATGAAGGGCGACTTCCAGAACTACTGGTACCAGCTCATCGTCCTGGCCGAAAGCCGCGCCGACAACGCCTACGGCTGCCCGGGCGAAACGAAGACTATGGCCGTCGAACAGAACCAGATCGACAGCGACAACGAATTCGCGGCCACCATGTGGAACTATTCGATGAACGCCGTGGACTATGCCAACCAGGTCATCTGCAATATCGACCTCGTGAAGGAGAACGACCCGTCGCTCACCGAGAAAGAGTATCAGGAGTGGCTTTCCGAGGCGCTCTGCTGGCGCGCCTACATCTGGATCAACATGATGCAGCTGTTCGGCGAAATCCCGATGCTGACCGAGATTCCGCCCGCCATCAACGCCGACAACATCGAGGAGGTCTACCCGCTCTACTTCCCCTCCCGCGTCTCGAAGGAGACCGTCGGCGAACAGATCGTCAAGGACATCGAGGAGTACGCCTGCAAATACGCCCCCGACATGGACGCTTCGAACAAGTTCAAAATCACCAAGGGCTTCGCCTACGGCCTGATGGCGCGTTTCTACTCCCTGCGCGAGTTCCGCGACTGGTCGAAGGTGGTTGCGGCCTGCCAGGCGGTCGAGGGCATGGGTTACAGCCTCTGCGACAGCTACGGCGACCTCTGGGCCTACACCACGGGCGATACGGGCATGGCTGCGATGAACACCCGCGAGTCGATCTTCGAGGTGCAGTGGACCAGCCAGACTTCGGGTTCGTGGATGTGGATGATGTTCCACCGCAACGCCTACGTCCCCAACGACAGCTTCTCGTGGGCCAAGTGGAGCACGCCGTCGCGCAGCCTCACGAGGGCCTATAACGCCGCGGGCGACACCGAGCGCCTGAACGCATCGGTCGTCTACGACGAATGCGGCTGGTCGTACCAGT of the Alistipes senegalensis JC50 genome contains:
- the secG gene encoding preprotein translocase subunit SecG — protein: MLYTICIALILVASVLVILAVLVQNPKSGMAANFGASNQVMGVRETSNFLEKFTWAMAIAIVVLSLAATLTMDKGRVIESNTKISNDAKALQERVLESEIPAPMPQAEIPAAEQPAADQSAE
- a CDS encoding decarboxylase; amino-acid sequence: MKDKYIDLIEQSFDFPQDEFTVEDNELNFHDIPLMELIKQYGTPLKITYLPKISQQINRAKRMFNVAMAKVDYKGSYNYCYCTKSSHFSFVLEEAMKNDIHLETSSAYDIHIINALYDGGIIDKDRYIICNGFKRPQYVENIAQLVNDGFSNTIPVLDNKEELELFEDAFTKKCKVGIRIACEEEPKFDFYTSRLGIRYNDIVDFYKAKLKNSKKFQLKMLHFFINTGIKDTAYYWNELSKCMNVYCELKTVCPELDSLNIGGGFPIKNSLNFEYDYEYLTEEIVAQIKNICQRNGVEEPNIFTEFGSFTVGESGAALYSIVNQKQQNDRENWYMIDSSFITTLPDTWGINQRYIMLAVNNWDKEYQRVLLGGLTCDSEDFYNSECHTSAIFLPKLEKGNTQYIGFFHTGAYQESLGGFGGIQHCLIPAPKHIIIDRDKSDNEYYTRLFAKEQSYRSMLRILGY
- a CDS encoding SusC/RagA family TonB-linked outer membrane protein, which encodes MVHVCKKLQSGCRTGWMLLLAAAMLIVSAPVLAQQRATVTGTVTDQSGQPVIGATVIEQGTTNGATTGVDGTYTLKLKGGGNSANLIFQSLGFVSQTVALNGRTKVDVKLSEDAVALDAVVAIGYGTVKQKDLTTAVSIVKTDDLARRPITSASGALQGKAAGVQVIQPNGSPGQGMVVRVRGASSISSSNDPLYVVDGVPVGEGNYAIAYLSPNEIESMQVLKDASSAAIYGSRAANGVVLITTKQGSRKMGPEISFSTFVGISKVTKSFDVLNARQYRELMEENGAVSGLPETLTDVTDWFDETYSTGVNQNYQFSISNGDENSSYYVGGGYTDETGVINTTSSERYNVKASFDKKIFKWVSANASTTFSHYTTRGSIISGQGANRAGVVVSAVTTPTYAPIWDPENPQQYNNNFYGANLTSPLENMARTDFDRNVTDRLLLSGGLTFFLAKGLTFKSTVSMDRRWVHSSSFLDPIRTSYGRTQHGTASDTRSDDMRMVYDNILTWNKSFDRHNLEVMAGTSATTSVWEQLSGSRSYFSSTNNNAIPNLNGGNNGGVRGQSYGKSEWSIMSYLARVSYNFDSRYLVTANFRADGSSKLAPGHRWGYFPSFSGAWRISGEKFLRDVRWINDLKLRAGWGQTGNQAGLTEYGWMQQYSTNYYDWTLTENAHAVPTVGGRSNIKNQDLTWETTSQTNVGLDFALLNNRLSLSLDYYYKYTRDMLMSVPLPSPYPNITRNDGEMSNQGFEITLSSVNIARKDFNWSTDLNVSLNRNKLEKLDLKQVYYYAKTSDATNDNVVRMTPGHPLSMFWGYVSKGVDPETGDLIYEDRNGDGEITPLDKTWIGNANPKFTFGMTNNFSWRGFNLNILITGSYGNDIFNASRIETEGMTTANNQTTTVLRRWRIPGQQTDVFRSDNPSWNVKNSTYWVEDGSYLKVKNITLSYDITSPKLKRINITRIQPYVSLQNFITWTGYSGYDPEVSQSESATQMGIDWGTYPNVRTVVVGLNLTF
- a CDS encoding sigma-54 interaction domain-containing protein, which encodes MTDITTVKQRFGIIGTSPLLDRALEVALRVAPTDLTVLVTGESGVGKEFFPQVIHAYSARKHNKYIAVNCAAIPEGTIDSELFGHEKGAFTGALEARKGYFEEADGGTIFLDEVAELPHSTQARLLRVLQTGEFIRVGSSKVQKTNVRVVAATNVNLQEAIAKGRFREDLYYRLGTVPILVPSLRERPEDIPLLFRRFAADVAAQYRMPAVTLDDSAREMLMRYYWRGNIRQLKNVAEQISAIEQTRVISAEVLAKYLPPQGGGAPMAAGAPHPDDMTTERELLYKVLFDMRADINDLKRMMAELIQGAGRCPEPVRDIKALLPSTAQSSFIPAVPACPPQAPVYAESEVVTDEPPREMTKADMQREQIVRALRRNNGRRREAAAELFMSERTLYRKIKELGIEDNS
- a CDS encoding DUF6377 domain-containing protein — encoded protein: MKNLLFTALLLAATPSVLAQNDLKSVLSQLDATLSHRDSYIAGREQRIESLKNILGKSDFSDAQRYILNQQLIDEYTPYQADSTIDYLYRNINLAKKMHDARRLDESRIQLAYLYSSAGIYLEAATLLQQIDTAKLDRKQLVDYYVARHKLNDELQLYSHDSVQGTQSWHLTVLYARLIVENTEPESTTHLNFKLWQAINDRNYEQAVEISERLCNTLPPLSRGYAEASYMRALVADLMKDTLTAQVWFARSAMTDIQLAIRDNAALKSLANTLLDDDNIQRAMRYMRIVMDDARFFNSRLRPWQDALALHVIEEAYMARRQRMDAMYNIFVVSIVCFMLLALGGVIFVLRQNRKLSLARLELQQANNRLNISNNDLQRINEQLAGLNSQISEANEVKEEYIGIFLTMCSEYIDKIIDSRRRVRRLLRDGRIDELKKEYASSDGDSRELEEFYRNFDTTFLQLYPTFIEDFNSLLDKEARIEPKKGELLNTELRIFALIRLGINDSSKIAALLRYSVSTIYNYRSKIKGHTLVSRDNFEERIKTIGAFSPQHL
- a CDS encoding LptE family protein — its product is MLAAAVASVGCGVAIKYSLSGASIPPDAKTFSVAYFPNNATMVSPILSSTLTEALVDIFTRRTRLMQVDEGGDFAFEGEIVNYTSTTASVSSDDYALLNRLTITVKVRFTNALDEKASWNKTFSAYEDYESTQLLTEVEGTLIPQIVDKLVTDIFQASASNW
- a CDS encoding RagB/SusD family nutrient uptake outer membrane protein, yielding MKKILSYAAVFSLVVAASSCSLEKFPETMYAENNTSGTGDAETAINTRELLEGQLTAMYNYMKGDFQNYWYQLIVLAESRADNAYGCPGETKTMAVEQNQIDSDNEFAATMWNYSMNAVDYANQVICNIDLVKENDPSLTEKEYQEWLSEALCWRAYIWINMMQLFGEIPMLTEIPPAINADNIEEVYPLYFPSRVSKETVGEQIVKDIEEYACKYAPDMDASNKFKITKGFAYGLMARFYSLREFRDWSKVVAACQAVEGMGYSLCDSYGDLWAYTTGDTGMAAMNTRESIFEVQWTSQTSGSWMWMMFHRNAYVPNDSFSWAKWSTPSRSLTRAYNAAGDTERLNASVVYDECGWSYQYPSDEYAFMHKFPTNVTPVYVMRLADIRLLHAEALANSGDPGGAADIVDEIRGRAGLGKLTDAQRASETQMREAVLDERRLELAMEGFRWFDLMRYGDDYSKLIEVCDGVNVKGSSSYDSYFKVRRAMNDNRVLLPIPTSVLDDNTNIEQNLGY